The window GCGTGCTGTGTCGCGTGAAGCCTGTGCTGAAGGAGGACCAGCGCGAGGACGCCCAGTCGGTGGTGGTGACAACGGACCACAACAACGAGTCCTCCCTCAACGTGCTGAACAAAGGAAAGAGTCGCATTTTTGAACTGGACAAGGTCTTCCACCATCAGGCCACGCAGGAAGAGGTCTGAAAATGAACAGCTCATGCCCGGAACCGTAATCATCACGTAAAATGGCATCATAACGAGAACTCCAACGCTTCGTTTTTTGTCGTCCTTCAGGTCTTCCAGGAGATTGAGCCTCTTGTGACGTCCTGCATCGACGGCTACCATGTCTGCATTTTTGCCTACGGACAAACTGGCTCTGGAAAAACCCACACAATGGAGGTATTGTCTCTACTTTCACGGAATTATCGGAGCCAAAGAGTAAAATCGGATATTGTAGCCACTGAGCATGCCAGCACAAGTACTGGGTCCATGTAGGCTGGAGGCTAATTATCATTGGATGTCCAGGGCAGTGTTGAGAACCCAGGCATCAATCAGCGAGCCCTGAAACATCTCTTCAGTGAGATCgaggagaggaaggacatgTGGTCTTACACGGTCACGGTCAGCTCTGTGGAGATCTACAACGAGGTGCTCAGGTAAAGTGTGCTTCGCCTTCCTTCCACATGTCTTTTGAATCGGCCAATTCATTCAGATGAACTAAATGttacttgttttatttgttggcCGTGGGTTGTGCTTCTCAGAGACCTGCTGAGTAAGGACGGAGATAAACTGGACATTAAGATCAACCCGGATGGAACGGGACAGCTGCATgtgccgggcctcagggtcatCGAAGTTAAGAGCTTTCAGCACATCAAGAAGGTGACacagtgtgttttaaaaacaatCTGTACTGATTATACATTATTATATGGGGCTGTGACAATAAATTGTCATCTTTTATGCTAATTATTCTCGTCTTTGTTAAGATTTTGGCGACAGCACGAAGGAACAGGATTACCTTCGCCACTCAGATGAACCAGCATAGCTCCCGCTCGCATGCTCTGCTCTGCATCACCGTTCAGGGAACTGACCTCGCCACCGGCTCCAAAACCACCGGTCAGTCACACAGGCGTTCCTCCGGCTGCAGGGAAAGCGTTTGAAAGATGAAATGTACCAAGGGATATGTGTGGGACTTCTTTTACGCCAACGGAATGCTGAAAGGCTTCTAATCAAGATCAAGATCAAGTCAGACACGTGGATCCACACAGGACGGTCTTCTTTTAgccttttctgtcatttttctctctttccccccccccccccttttctttcctcagGCAAGTTGAACCTGGTGGACCTGGCTGGCTCGGAGAGGGTATGGAAGTCTGGTGCAGAGGGGGAGAGGCTGAAAGAGGCCCAGAATATCAACCGCTCACTCCTGTCGCTGGGGGACGTTATACAGGCACTGAGAGCCCGGCAGACTCATATCCCCTTCAGGAACTCCCGTCTCACGTACTTATTGCAAGACTCCCTGGGCAAAGGCAGCAAGACTGTCATGGTGGTGCAGGTGAGATCGCTGAGCGctgaaatatgtctttctctttGTTGATGCATGTTATGAGCCTTTATTTTGTTTCCTCCTTGAGGTGTCGGCTCTGGAGAGTAATGTGGGAGAGACGTTGTGCTCTCTGAAGTTTGCCCAGAGGGTTTGCAAGGTGGAACTGGGTCCTGCGGCCAGGAAGATAGAATCTGGTGGAGGACAGTGCGACTGAGAGCATCGAAGCAGGCCCTTCCTTTTCCCCATTGACCAGGTAGCCATGAATGCACCTGACCAATCAAAACGCTACAGCATCAACAGGAATCCTGCTCAGGGGCTCAACCTTTTGAGGTTTGGTGAGGAGGCCTCCTCGTTGCCATTTTCTGCTTCTGACAAGTGATAACCCTTTAGGATTAGCTAATCTGCATGCAGAAGCATTGATTCTTCTACTCTTAATTTGccaaaacaacctccaactcaTACGCCGTATTTTGAGAAGATTTGACACTTCCTTGAAAtgcaattttgttttgttaaatacagaATGTATCTTATCAGCTTTTCTTTCTGATTATACAATTATTAAGAGCATCATGTTCAAACTGCTTCAACTAATGTCTAAAGgcacaatatgtttgtttttacagtatTAATCATCTTGTCTGTACTTCGTAAGCTTCATATCCAATGTTGTATATTTTTGGAGATTGTAGTGTGTAGGAGTGTCTGTTTTGCAGTCAGGTATTGACTTAATCATTTAAACCACATTTAAGTCACATATGTGTCGTTTTGGTGAATTTAAGATGAGCAGTGTTTGTTTCTCTTGAGTATTGATAGTTTGCCTTTTAAGAACAAAGCAAAGCATTTGAAGAAGCAGCTGGCCTGGTGTGATTCATCGGTAATATAACGAACTGTGCCACACTCTTATCGAGAGGACAGTTTGGGCCTAACATAGGCTGATGATGCACTTTATTGTGAAAGAATAGGAACATTCAAGGTCATAACAGATATTTAGGTGCTTGCAATAGATATCACTAGTGAATGTCATACCAAACAACGTCCCATCTGTTCATTGCTGCTCTATTTATCCCCCATTTAATCAAAACTAACTTGATTCAACAGTAGCAAGACATTGATGTTGCAGTAACTATCATGAGTGCATAGGAGTCACTTGTTTAGAGAATGAACTGTCGGACAACTTTctgaataaatatgtatttaaaaagtgTCTATTATTGGATGCTCAGCAACAAACACTTGCGTGGGATAATCGAGCAATTTTGCAAATAACTAGCttgacttttttaaaaatctcaaaTCAAATTAATCATGATTTGGGAATAAGTGTGATTATGTATTTTGCATATACAACAATATATAAACACATGCAATGATAGGTAAATTAATCCATATTGCCCACTGATCATTCCGAATGCTTGGAAATAATTATCAGACTTTTGAAAAACTCACATTATTTTACttggaaatgtaaaaataagagCAAAATATTGACATTCCATTACCAACGCACATCAAAAAACCACGTACACAATTGATACGAGGAAGGACTCACAAAGGGAAGTGAAGACCTGACTGGAAACAATACTTTACTCCCTGCAGCAATGAAAGAagcggtctttttttttttttaactcttgtCCCATTTTGGTTTCAGTCCGAGTCTCCGTCCTCTAATCCTACTGCTCCCACCACTGCGGCCaactcctcctcgctgcctcgCAGACGatcccctgcacacacacaaaacactcatGGTCAATCTGATTCACCTATTCCCTTAACTCCCGGAACAATGGTTACATTTATGTGCAATTGTTTGGCCATAGCTCTGGTTCAAGTCCTCTTCAAAGTGAGTGCATCGGTTCCACTTCCTGTCACCAAGCCGTCTGTTGTTCAACCAACGGACGGTACACTGCTGCCTGCAGTTACTCCCGATGCACATTTTAACAATAACAGCCTACTGCCATGTTTTAATGTACATCTAAATGTAATGCTGTCTGTTTTTGCACAGAAAGTAAAATGACATGCACCTTTACATTTGAACCAGTTTAGTGTTCTCTATGGAAGCGCATGCCTATTATTAGAATGTGGTTCACACATCTGTGGGGGAGTTGCATCATTGATGAATTTAGATGGCTTCACTTGTCTGTGGAATCCGCAAAGCAATTACCCTATTAATTACCGCCTTGCTCAGACATGCTGCACTCTGCtgtctgaaaacaaaaaacatgaaattggAAATACTAACGGATGAGCTCAGCGATCGCTCTCTGTGTTCTCCTCTCCAATTTCTCCAGCTTCTTTGCAACATCACGCTTCAGATCCCTAGATCCAAAATGACAATACAAAGTCAGAAACAAATCACCTTTAATAGTGCCAAGATTTGAAGTGCCACATGGGTATATTTTCAAAAATCATCTTACCAGTCTGGTTTTCTCGGGGCGAGATTGGCCAAATCCTGAAGTAAGACAAAAGCTGAATAAGGCAACTGCATTACTTCTTCAACATAAAAAATCACGACTATACAGAAATTGGTGCTCACCACTTCTTCAATGATGGGCTCTGGATTAGCTGCCTCTAACTGGTCTTTAACTTTATCCTCCACTGCAAGCAAAGAATGAATAATATGTGACATTAGCAGCAGGAGTCTCTTCGAGCAGCTCAACGCGTGCTACAACATTTCTGGAGGCAATGTGATATTTACAGTACTCAAGAGTTCATGTTATTTTCACCTGATGCAGGTTTTGCTTTGGGCACCTGCCTCTCCTTCAGCTCTGCATCCTCTGGGGTGTAATTCCTCAGCTTCAGCTCTCTGAGGACAGAAATGTAGAAGAATCGTTAGTCATCAATGCGCCATCTCACTTTGCTCCCAATAATGTAACCATCCAGGAGGTGGCACTGTAGACAAACACATTCCTTCAAGATTCAGGAGCATAAAAGAACGTCTGCAAGCCCTTCACAGCTGCACATGTTTTGCACTTATAATGTCCCTCTATATTTCTATGA is drawn from Pungitius pungitius chromosome 11, fPunPun2.1, whole genome shotgun sequence and contains these coding sequences:
- the ccdc12 gene encoding coiled-coil domain-containing protein 12; the encoded protein is MERNVGSLQEQAMKRKERLKALRDKQLYGQEQDDGEPEKKKAAVEEITEERHRELKLRNYTPEDAELKERQVPKAKPASVEDKVKDQLEAANPEPIIEEVDLANLAPRKPDWDLKRDVAKKLEKLERRTQRAIAELIRDRLRGSEEELAAVVGAVGLEDGDSD